One window of the Sulfurovum sp. UBA12169 genome contains the following:
- a CDS encoding TetR family transcriptional regulator, giving the protein MPRPATKEKILSAALKLFNEKNTQAATTNHIAAALEMSPGNLHYHFKNREAIVFALYEQMLSKSVLANAALPSSITQVHEHQIYLAKVYWAYRFFNRELLFLLSRDPKLKTRYIKENTAHKQRIRIVFEQLSANGYLDIPADHVYTQLTDTVLLCNQFWHSHLETLGIEVDEANFAGGFEHIEGAMHPYLTSKALEELAALQDKNLGKKNI; this is encoded by the coding sequence ATGCCAAGGCCCGCCACCAAAGAGAAGATCCTCTCCGCTGCACTAAAACTGTTCAACGAGAAAAACACTCAAGCCGCGACAACAAATCATATCGCCGCGGCTTTGGAAATGAGCCCCGGAAACCTTCACTACCATTTTAAAAATCGCGAAGCGATTGTCTTTGCACTCTATGAGCAGATGCTGTCCAAAAGCGTTCTTGCGAATGCAGCGCTTCCTTCTTCGATCACGCAGGTGCACGAACATCAAATATATTTGGCAAAAGTCTACTGGGCATACCGTTTTTTTAACCGAGAACTGCTTTTTTTGCTTTCTCGTGATCCTAAATTGAAAACCCGCTACATCAAAGAAAATACGGCACACAAACAACGCATCCGTATCGTGTTTGAGCAGCTTTCAGCCAACGGATATCTTGACATCCCCGCAGATCATGTTTATACCCAGCTTACAGATACCGTACTGCTTTGCAACCAGTTTTGGCACTCACATCTGGAGACATTGGGCATTGAAGTGGATGAAGCAAACTTTGCGGGCGGCTTTGAGCATATCGAAGGGGCAATGCACCCTTATTTGACATCCAAAGCATTAGAGGAACTCGCCGCATTGCAAGATAAAAATCTTGGAAAAAAGAATATTTAA
- a CDS encoding lysine transporter LysE codes for MIFSFIEGFLLGAGAAVPLGPINLLIMNEAIREYKNGVMIGLGAMSADITYLLFILFGIIAYLNQPFVLNVISLAGGIFLLYLAWNIFKGRKKPLADIAADTAQKNALKLYIKGYLLTLLNPYTIAFWLSAAGYVASKNLDFFITFFGLFSAIFLWITLMPLIIYKTKHKISHTLSHRIHLVSSLILFGFGTMMLMNFVSHFHV; via the coding sequence GTGATTTTCTCTTTTATAGAAGGTTTTTTGCTGGGAGCCGGCGCAGCTGTTCCGCTTGGTCCGATCAATCTTTTGATCATGAATGAAGCTATCAGAGAGTATAAAAACGGCGTGATGATAGGTCTGGGCGCTATGAGCGCAGACATTACCTACCTGCTTTTCATTTTATTTGGAATCATCGCCTATCTCAATCAGCCCTTTGTACTCAATGTTATTTCGTTGGCAGGAGGAATATTTTTGCTCTATCTTGCCTGGAATATTTTCAAAGGCAGAAAAAAGCCTCTAGCGGACATTGCGGCGGATACGGCGCAAAAAAATGCATTGAAGCTGTATATAAAAGGGTACCTTTTGACGTTGTTAAATCCCTATACTATCGCTTTTTGGCTAAGTGCTGCAGGGTATGTTGCAAGTAAAAATCTGGATTTTTTCATTACATTTTTTGGCTTGTTTAGTGCTATCTTTCTTTGGATAACACTGATGCCGCTCATTATCTATAAGACAAAACATAAAATCTCCCATACTCTTTCCCATAGGATTCATCTTGTCTCTTCGCTTATTCTTTTTGGATTTGGAACGATGATGCTGATGAATTTTGTTTCTCATTTTCACGTTTAA
- a CDS encoding cell division protein FtsZ: MAKNVKIAVIGVGGGGGNMINVLAKSAIRDHIKLVSANTDAQALEDCTADTKILLGPNTTKGQGAGMDPELGKRAALESYEEIKEALKY; this comes from the coding sequence ATGGCAAAAAATGTAAAAATCGCCGTAATAGGGGTTGGAGGAGGAGGCGGGAATATGATTAACGTTCTTGCAAAAAGTGCCATCCGAGATCATATCAAACTGGTTTCTGCCAATACGGATGCTCAGGCCCTAGAAGACTGTACAGCTGATACAAAAATTTTATTAGGGCCAAATACTACCAAAGGGCAAGGTGCCGGTATGGACCCTGAGTTGGGCAAAAGAGCAGCGCTTGAAAGCTATGAAGAAATCAAAGAAGCCTTGAAATACTAG
- a CDS encoding methionine adenosyltransferase codes for MYLFASEAVSAGHPDKCADIIADAIVDALLQQDPEAKVATEVMLSGKHVIIGGEVKTKVPVEEAFYRRIVLDTFAKIGYPEIGFDVGETLDPKKCDIYIFVSRQSPDITMGVVKKDRQIGAGDQGLMFGYATSEREDFMPTAFVYAREIRDVLYEHAKAHPGIFGVDLKTQVLMDYGTKANFDECKPLCVSKIIVAVSHNKDIPLPQIQELVKKLICKNVSFAPGHYDEAKIDFYINNTGRFVVHGPIADSGLTGRKVVCDTYGGYAPVGGGSQSSKDYSKVDRSALYASRWIAKHIVAAGLAKKALVQLSYVIAEPKPTSLSVDTLGTSLTKMTDEVLSEKIFEKFELTPRWITDKFNLDKPSISNFLYADIAAKGQVGYAAYPWEQLDMLEWFKTLKV; via the coding sequence ATGTACCTTTTTGCTTCCGAAGCCGTATCGGCAGGACATCCTGACAAATGCGCCGATATCATTGCCGATGCGATAGTGGATGCGCTTTTACAGCAAGATCCCGAAGCCAAAGTGGCTACCGAAGTTATGCTAAGCGGCAAGCATGTTATTATCGGCGGGGAAGTTAAAACGAAAGTGCCCGTCGAGGAGGCATTTTATCGCCGTATCGTTTTGGACACTTTTGCCAAAATCGGCTACCCCGAAATCGGTTTTGATGTCGGAGAAACGTTGGATCCTAAAAAATGCGATATTTATATCTTTGTAAGCCGGCAGTCTCCCGATATTACGATGGGGGTTGTAAAAAAAGATCGCCAAATCGGCGCAGGGGATCAGGGCCTCATGTTCGGCTATGCCACAAGCGAGCGTGAGGATTTTATGCCCACAGCATTCGTGTACGCCAGAGAAATACGCGATGTGCTTTATGAGCACGCCAAAGCGCATCCGGGCATATTTGGCGTTGACCTCAAAACGCAAGTGCTGATGGATTACGGAACCAAAGCAAATTTTGATGAATGCAAACCGCTTTGTGTCTCAAAAATCATTGTTGCCGTCTCTCACAATAAAGATATTCCTTTGCCGCAGATTCAAGAACTCGTAAAAAAACTGATATGCAAAAATGTTTCTTTTGCCCCCGGACATTATGATGAGGCAAAAATCGATTTTTATATCAATAATACGGGCAGATTTGTGGTGCACGGCCCTATTGCAGATTCGGGACTTACGGGCAGAAAAGTGGTATGCGATACGTACGGGGGATATGCTCCCGTCGGAGGGGGCTCGCAAAGCTCCAAAGACTACTCCAAAGTAGACAGGTCGGCATTGTATGCTTCAAGATGGATTGCCAAGCATATCGTGGCAGCAGGTTTGGCGAAAAAAGCATTGGTGCAGCTGAGCTACGTCATCGCCGAGCCAAAACCCACCTCCCTGAGTGTAGATACTTTGGGCACTTCATTAACAAAAATGACTGATGAAGTCTTATCAGAAAAAATTTTTGAAAAATTTGAATTGACACCACGATGGATTACCGATAAATTTAATCTTGACAAGCCCTCTATCAGTAATTTTCTCTATGCCGATATTGCAGCGAAGGGTCAGGTGGGCTATGCGGCTTATCCATGGGAACAGCTCGATATGCTAGAGTGGTTTAAAACGCTAAAAGTCTAG
- a CDS encoding heat-shock protein Hsp20, whose translation MLLTKFDPAKDFRELEERLMGAFNVPSSGRGELANISGFTPAVNTREGEFAYHIEVDLPGVNKKDIHVDLKDDVLTISGERKIKNEVKKKDYYKMESSYGKFQRSFTLPDNADSENIKANCEEGMLEVVIPKLKKIDKDVKKIEIK comes from the coding sequence ATGTTACTGACAAAATTTGATCCGGCAAAAGATTTTAGAGAATTAGAAGAAAGATTGATGGGTGCGTTTAATGTTCCCTCATCAGGGAGAGGAGAGCTTGCGAATATTTCCGGTTTTACCCCGGCAGTCAACACAAGAGAAGGTGAGTTTGCCTATCATATCGAAGTAGATTTGCCCGGTGTAAACAAAAAAGATATCCATGTTGACCTCAAAGATGACGTTTTGACCATTTCGGGTGAAAGAAAGATCAAGAATGAAGTCAAGAAAAAAGATTACTACAAAATGGAAAGCAGTTATGGCAAATTTCAAAGAAGTTTTACATTGCCTGACAATGCAGACAGTGAAAATATCAAAGCGAATTGTGAAGAAGGAATGCTTGAGGTGGTGATACCAAAATTGAAAAAGATCGACAAAGACGTCAAAAAAATCGAAATAAAATAA